Proteins encoded in a region of the Misgurnus anguillicaudatus chromosome 9, ASM2758022v2, whole genome shotgun sequence genome:
- the brd3a gene encoding bromodomain-containing protein 3a isoform X5: MSTVTSATPEPPTVSNPPPPEVTNPTKPGRKTNQLQYMQNVVVKTLWRHQFAWPFYTPVDAVKLGLPDYHKIIKNPMDMGTIKKRLESVYYWSASECMQDFNTMFTNCYIYNKPTDDIVLMAQALEKIFLQKVALMPQEEVELLPPAPKGKGRKPAGPGQQDGAAPSDSPTSVFPGATSPGPQTAVVTTPAVPTITPSMPAVQNTNTVATIPSMPPSQPVVKKKGVKRKADTTTPTTSAITASRSQSPTPLSDGKPSKVASRRESTGRPIKPPKKDFEEDDLSAQGGKRSRLTEQLKYCDVILKEMLSKKHAAYAWPFYKPVDAEALELHDYHEIIKHPMDLSTVKKKMDSREYQDAQTFASDVRLMFSNCYKYNPPDHEVVAMARKLQDVFEMRFAKMPDEPVEVAGAGGVGGAGVVSKSTVSSESSGDSSTSDSSDSEEERATRLAELQEQLKAVHEQLAALSQAPVSKPKKKKENEKDKKKKEKDNKHNKTKPEEKGKPGPPAKPAQQKKGPARKANSTVPGNRQPKKGGRGYDSEDEEMSLPMTYDEKRQLSLDINRLPGEKLGRVVHIIQSREPSLRDSNPDEIEIDFETLKPSTLRELERYVKSCLQKKQRKPPQKGGSGPSRLSGSSSSSDSGSSSSSGSTSDSSDSD, encoded by the exons ATGTCAACGGTCACTTCAGCAACTCCAGAGCCTCCTACAGTATCCAACCCTCCTCCTCCTGAGGTGACCAACCCCACCAAACCTGGTCGGAAGACTAACCAGCTCCAATACATGCAAAATGTAGTTGTCAAGACACTGTGGAGACACCAGTTTGCATGGCCTTTCTACACACCTGTTGATGCCGTCAAGCTTGGTCTTCCA GACTAtcacaaaataataaagaaccCAATGGACATGGGTACTATCAAGAAAAGACTGGAGAGTGTTTACTACTGGAGTGCAAGCGAGTGTATGCAAGACTTCAACACAATGTTCACAAACTGTTATATTTACAACAAG cCAACAGATGACATCGTGTTAATGGCACAAGCGTTAGAGAAGATTTTTCTTCAGAAAGTGGCACTAATGCCTCAGGAGGAGGTTGAGCTTCTTCCTCCTGCCCCAAAAGGCAAAGGTCGCAAACCAGCAGGGCCAG GTCAGCAAGATGGAGCAGCCCCCTCTGACTCGCCCACCTCCGTTTTCCCTGGGGCCACCTCTCCGGGTCCACAGACAGCGGTTGTAACCACACCTGCTGTACCCACCATTACCCCCAGTATGCCAGCTGTACAGAATACAAACACCGTCGCCACGATACCCAGCATGCCCCCATCGCAACCTGTTGTCAAA AAGAAAGGGGTAAAGAGGAAAGCAGACACAACCACCCCCACTACCTCTGCCATCACTGCTAGCCGGAGTCAGTCGCCAACGCCGCTTTCAGATGGCAAACCGAGCAAGGTGGCATCAAGGCGGGAGAGCACCGGCCGCCCCATCAAACCTCCTAAAAAAGACTTCGAGGAGGATGACTTAAGTGCGCAGGGAGGCAAAAGGAGTAGACTTACGGAGCAGCTCAAGTACTGCGATGTCATTCTAAAAGAGATGCTCTCGAAAAAACACGCCGCATATGCTTGGCCCTTTTACAAGCCTGTCGACGCGGAGGCCCTTGAGCTGCACGACTACCATGAAATAATCAAACACCCAATGGACTTAAGTACAGTCAAG aaaaaaatggatAGTCGAGAGTACCAAGATGCACAGACGTTTGCTTCGGATGTCAGGTTAATGTTCTCAAATTGTTACAAATACAACCCACCTGATCATGAAGTTGTCGCTATGGCCAGAAAACTGCAG GATGTCTTTGAAATGCGTTTTGCGAAGATGCCCGATGAGCCGGTGGAGGTGGCTGGGGCTGGCGGTGTAGGCGGGGCCGGTGTGGTCAGTAAGAGCACTGTCAGCAGTGAGAGCAGTGGAGACTCCTCCACCTCTGACAGCTCTGACTCCGAGGAGGAGAGGGCCACCCGGCTCGCCGAGCTGCAGGAACAG CTGAAAGCGGTCCACGAACAGCTAGCCGCTCTGTCTCAGGCCCCTGTTAGCAAaccaaagaaaaagaaagagaatgAAAAGgacaagaaaaagaaagagaaagataaCAAGCACAACAAAACAAAGCCAGAGGAGAAAGGCAAGCCAGGaccaccagcaaaaccagcccAGCAAAAGAAGGGTCCAGCCAGAAAGGCCAACAGCACTGTCCCGGGCAACAG GCAACCAAAGAAGGGTGGCAGGGGCTATGACTCTGAAGACGAGGAGATGTCGCTTCCTATGACGTATGACGAGAAACGGCAGCTGAGCCTTGACATCAACCGGCTGCCTGGAGAAAAGCTGGGCCGAGTGGTCCACATCATTCAGTCCAGAGAGCCCTCGCTGCGGGACTCCAACCCCGATGAAATTGAAATAGATTTCGAGACGCTCAAACCTTCCACTTTGCGTGAGCTGGAAAGATACGTCAAGTCCTGTTTACAAAAGAAGCAGAGGAAACCCCCAC AGAAAGGAGGTTCGGGTCCCTCTCGTCTCAGTGGCAGCAGCAGTTCCTCAGACTCGGGCAGCAGCAGTTCCAGCGGCTCCACTTCAGACAGCAGCGACTCCGACTGA
- the brd3a gene encoding bromodomain-containing protein 3a isoform X3 encodes MSTVTSATPEPPTVSNPPPPEVTNPTKPGRKTNQLQYMQNVVVKTLWRHQFAWPFYTPVDAVKLGLPDYHKIIKNPMDMGTIKKRLESVYYWSASECMQDFNTMFTNCYIYNKPTDDIVLMAQALEKIFLQKVALMPQEEVELLPPAPKGKGRKPAGPGQQDGAAPSDSPTSVFPGATSPGPQTAVVTTPAVPTITPSMPAVQNTNTVATIPSMPPSQPVVKKKGVKRKADTTTPTTSAITASRSQSPTPLSDGKPSKVASRRESTGRPIKPPKKDFEEDDLSAQGGKRSRLTEQLKYCDVILKEMLSKKHAAYAWPFYKPVDAEALELHDYHEIIKHPMDLSTVKKKMDSREYQDAQTFASDVRLMFSNCYKYNPPDHEVVAMARKLQDVFEMRFAKMPDEPVEVAGAGGVGGAGVVSKSTVSSESSGDSSTSDSSDSEEERATRLAELQEQCISMEHPIGSRQGIKNGCTKNNQLKAVHEQLAALSQAPVSKPKKKKENEKDKKKKEKDNKHNKTKPEEKGKPGPPAKPAQQKKGPARKANSTVPGNRQPKKGGRGYDSEDEEMSLPMTYDEKRQLSLDINRLPGEKLGRVVHIIQSREPSLRDSNPDEIEIDFETLKPSTLRELERYVKSCLQKKQRKPPQKGGSGPSRLSGSSSSSDSGSSSSSGSTSDSSDSD; translated from the exons ATGTCAACGGTCACTTCAGCAACTCCAGAGCCTCCTACAGTATCCAACCCTCCTCCTCCTGAGGTGACCAACCCCACCAAACCTGGTCGGAAGACTAACCAGCTCCAATACATGCAAAATGTAGTTGTCAAGACACTGTGGAGACACCAGTTTGCATGGCCTTTCTACACACCTGTTGATGCCGTCAAGCTTGGTCTTCCA GACTAtcacaaaataataaagaaccCAATGGACATGGGTACTATCAAGAAAAGACTGGAGAGTGTTTACTACTGGAGTGCAAGCGAGTGTATGCAAGACTTCAACACAATGTTCACAAACTGTTATATTTACAACAAG cCAACAGATGACATCGTGTTAATGGCACAAGCGTTAGAGAAGATTTTTCTTCAGAAAGTGGCACTAATGCCTCAGGAGGAGGTTGAGCTTCTTCCTCCTGCCCCAAAAGGCAAAGGTCGCAAACCAGCAGGGCCAG GTCAGCAAGATGGAGCAGCCCCCTCTGACTCGCCCACCTCCGTTTTCCCTGGGGCCACCTCTCCGGGTCCACAGACAGCGGTTGTAACCACACCTGCTGTACCCACCATTACCCCCAGTATGCCAGCTGTACAGAATACAAACACCGTCGCCACGATACCCAGCATGCCCCCATCGCAACCTGTTGTCAAA AAGAAAGGGGTAAAGAGGAAAGCAGACACAACCACCCCCACTACCTCTGCCATCACTGCTAGCCGGAGTCAGTCGCCAACGCCGCTTTCAGATGGCAAACCGAGCAAGGTGGCATCAAGGCGGGAGAGCACCGGCCGCCCCATCAAACCTCCTAAAAAAGACTTCGAGGAGGATGACTTAAGTGCGCAGGGAGGCAAAAGGAGTAGACTTACGGAGCAGCTCAAGTACTGCGATGTCATTCTAAAAGAGATGCTCTCGAAAAAACACGCCGCATATGCTTGGCCCTTTTACAAGCCTGTCGACGCGGAGGCCCTTGAGCTGCACGACTACCATGAAATAATCAAACACCCAATGGACTTAAGTACAGTCAAG aaaaaaatggatAGTCGAGAGTACCAAGATGCACAGACGTTTGCTTCGGATGTCAGGTTAATGTTCTCAAATTGTTACAAATACAACCCACCTGATCATGAAGTTGTCGCTATGGCCAGAAAACTGCAG GATGTCTTTGAAATGCGTTTTGCGAAGATGCCCGATGAGCCGGTGGAGGTGGCTGGGGCTGGCGGTGTAGGCGGGGCCGGTGTGGTCAGTAAGAGCACTGTCAGCAGTGAGAGCAGTGGAGACTCCTCCACCTCTGACAGCTCTGACTCCGAGGAGGAGAGGGCCACCCGGCTCGCCGAGCTGCAGGAACAG TGTATCTCTATGGAGCACCCCATTGGTAGCAGACAGGGGATAAAAAACGGGTGCACCAAGAATAATCAG CTGAAAGCGGTCCACGAACAGCTAGCCGCTCTGTCTCAGGCCCCTGTTAGCAAaccaaagaaaaagaaagagaatgAAAAGgacaagaaaaagaaagagaaagataaCAAGCACAACAAAACAAAGCCAGAGGAGAAAGGCAAGCCAGGaccaccagcaaaaccagcccAGCAAAAGAAGGGTCCAGCCAGAAAGGCCAACAGCACTGTCCCGGGCAACAG GCAACCAAAGAAGGGTGGCAGGGGCTATGACTCTGAAGACGAGGAGATGTCGCTTCCTATGACGTATGACGAGAAACGGCAGCTGAGCCTTGACATCAACCGGCTGCCTGGAGAAAAGCTGGGCCGAGTGGTCCACATCATTCAGTCCAGAGAGCCCTCGCTGCGGGACTCCAACCCCGATGAAATTGAAATAGATTTCGAGACGCTCAAACCTTCCACTTTGCGTGAGCTGGAAAGATACGTCAAGTCCTGTTTACAAAAGAAGCAGAGGAAACCCCCAC AGAAAGGAGGTTCGGGTCCCTCTCGTCTCAGTGGCAGCAGCAGTTCCTCAGACTCGGGCAGCAGCAGTTCCAGCGGCTCCACTTCAGACAGCAGCGACTCCGACTGA
- the brd3a gene encoding bromodomain-containing protein 3a isoform X2, translating to MSTVTSATPEPPTVSNPPPPEVTNPTKPGRKTNQLQYMQNVVVKTLWRHQFAWPFYTPVDAVKLGLPDYHKIIKNPMDMGTIKKRLESVYYWSASECMQDFNTMFTNCYIYNKPTDDIVLMAQALEKIFLQKVALMPQEEVELLPPAPKGKGRKPAGPGQQDGAAPSDSPTSVFPGATSPGPQTAVVTTPAVPTITPSMPAVQNTNTVATIPSMPPSQPVVKKGVKRKADTTTPTTSAITASRSQSPTPLSDGKPSKVASRRESTGRPIKPPKKDFEEDDLSAQGGKRSRLTEQLKYCDVILKEMLSKKHAAYAWPFYKPVDAEALELHDYHEIIKHPMDLSTVKKKMDSREYQDAQTFASDVRLMFSNCYKYNPPDHEVVAMARKLQDVFEMRFAKMPDEPVEVAGAGGVGGAGVVSKSTVSSESSGDSSTSDSSDSEEERATRLAELQEQVGAEQCISMEHPIGSRQGIKNGCTKNNQLKAVHEQLAALSQAPVSKPKKKKENEKDKKKKEKDNKHNKTKPEEKGKPGPPAKPAQQKKGPARKANSTVPGNRQPKKGGRGYDSEDEEMSLPMTYDEKRQLSLDINRLPGEKLGRVVHIIQSREPSLRDSNPDEIEIDFETLKPSTLRELERYVKSCLQKKQRKPPQKGGSGPSRLSGSSSSSDSGSSSSSGSTSDSSDSD from the exons ATGTCAACGGTCACTTCAGCAACTCCAGAGCCTCCTACAGTATCCAACCCTCCTCCTCCTGAGGTGACCAACCCCACCAAACCTGGTCGGAAGACTAACCAGCTCCAATACATGCAAAATGTAGTTGTCAAGACACTGTGGAGACACCAGTTTGCATGGCCTTTCTACACACCTGTTGATGCCGTCAAGCTTGGTCTTCCA GACTAtcacaaaataataaagaaccCAATGGACATGGGTACTATCAAGAAAAGACTGGAGAGTGTTTACTACTGGAGTGCAAGCGAGTGTATGCAAGACTTCAACACAATGTTCACAAACTGTTATATTTACAACAAG cCAACAGATGACATCGTGTTAATGGCACAAGCGTTAGAGAAGATTTTTCTTCAGAAAGTGGCACTAATGCCTCAGGAGGAGGTTGAGCTTCTTCCTCCTGCCCCAAAAGGCAAAGGTCGCAAACCAGCAGGGCCAG GTCAGCAAGATGGAGCAGCCCCCTCTGACTCGCCCACCTCCGTTTTCCCTGGGGCCACCTCTCCGGGTCCACAGACAGCGGTTGTAACCACACCTGCTGTACCCACCATTACCCCCAGTATGCCAGCTGTACAGAATACAAACACCGTCGCCACGATACCCAGCATGCCCCCATCGCAACCTGTTGTCAAA AAAGGGGTAAAGAGGAAAGCAGACACAACCACCCCCACTACCTCTGCCATCACTGCTAGCCGGAGTCAGTCGCCAACGCCGCTTTCAGATGGCAAACCGAGCAAGGTGGCATCAAGGCGGGAGAGCACCGGCCGCCCCATCAAACCTCCTAAAAAAGACTTCGAGGAGGATGACTTAAGTGCGCAGGGAGGCAAAAGGAGTAGACTTACGGAGCAGCTCAAGTACTGCGATGTCATTCTAAAAGAGATGCTCTCGAAAAAACACGCCGCATATGCTTGGCCCTTTTACAAGCCTGTCGACGCGGAGGCCCTTGAGCTGCACGACTACCATGAAATAATCAAACACCCAATGGACTTAAGTACAGTCAAG aaaaaaatggatAGTCGAGAGTACCAAGATGCACAGACGTTTGCTTCGGATGTCAGGTTAATGTTCTCAAATTGTTACAAATACAACCCACCTGATCATGAAGTTGTCGCTATGGCCAGAAAACTGCAG GATGTCTTTGAAATGCGTTTTGCGAAGATGCCCGATGAGCCGGTGGAGGTGGCTGGGGCTGGCGGTGTAGGCGGGGCCGGTGTGGTCAGTAAGAGCACTGTCAGCAGTGAGAGCAGTGGAGACTCCTCCACCTCTGACAGCTCTGACTCCGAGGAGGAGAGGGCCACCCGGCTCGCCGAGCTGCAGGAACAGGTGGGTGCTGAACAG TGTATCTCTATGGAGCACCCCATTGGTAGCAGACAGGGGATAAAAAACGGGTGCACCAAGAATAATCAG CTGAAAGCGGTCCACGAACAGCTAGCCGCTCTGTCTCAGGCCCCTGTTAGCAAaccaaagaaaaagaaagagaatgAAAAGgacaagaaaaagaaagagaaagataaCAAGCACAACAAAACAAAGCCAGAGGAGAAAGGCAAGCCAGGaccaccagcaaaaccagcccAGCAAAAGAAGGGTCCAGCCAGAAAGGCCAACAGCACTGTCCCGGGCAACAG GCAACCAAAGAAGGGTGGCAGGGGCTATGACTCTGAAGACGAGGAGATGTCGCTTCCTATGACGTATGACGAGAAACGGCAGCTGAGCCTTGACATCAACCGGCTGCCTGGAGAAAAGCTGGGCCGAGTGGTCCACATCATTCAGTCCAGAGAGCCCTCGCTGCGGGACTCCAACCCCGATGAAATTGAAATAGATTTCGAGACGCTCAAACCTTCCACTTTGCGTGAGCTGGAAAGATACGTCAAGTCCTGTTTACAAAAGAAGCAGAGGAAACCCCCAC AGAAAGGAGGTTCGGGTCCCTCTCGTCTCAGTGGCAGCAGCAGTTCCTCAGACTCGGGCAGCAGCAGTTCCAGCGGCTCCACTTCAGACAGCAGCGACTCCGACTGA
- the brd3a gene encoding bromodomain-containing protein 3a isoform X4, with protein MSTVTSATPEPPTVSNPPPPEVTNPTKPGRKTNQLQYMQNVVVKTLWRHQFAWPFYTPVDAVKLGLPDYHKIIKNPMDMGTIKKRLESVYYWSASECMQDFNTMFTNCYIYNKPTDDIVLMAQALEKIFLQKVALMPQEEVELLPPAPKGKGRKPAGPGQQDGAAPSDSPTSVFPGATSPGPQTAVVTTPAVPTITPSMPAVQNTNTVATIPSMPPSQPVVKKKGVKRKADTTTPTTSAITASRSQSPTPLSDGKPSKVASRRESTGRPIKPPKKDFEEDDLSAQGGKRSRLTEQLKYCDVILKEMLSKKHAAYAWPFYKPVDAEALELHDYHEIIKHPMDLSTVKKKMDSREYQDAQTFASDVRLMFSNCYKYNPPDHEVVAMARKLQDVFEMRFAKMPDEPVEVAGAGGVGGAGVVSKSTVSSESSGDSSTSDSSDSEEERATRLAELQEQVGAEQLKAVHEQLAALSQAPVSKPKKKKENEKDKKKKEKDNKHNKTKPEEKGKPGPPAKPAQQKKGPARKANSTVPGNRQPKKGGRGYDSEDEEMSLPMTYDEKRQLSLDINRLPGEKLGRVVHIIQSREPSLRDSNPDEIEIDFETLKPSTLRELERYVKSCLQKKQRKPPQKGGSGPSRLSGSSSSSDSGSSSSSGSTSDSSDSD; from the exons ATGTCAACGGTCACTTCAGCAACTCCAGAGCCTCCTACAGTATCCAACCCTCCTCCTCCTGAGGTGACCAACCCCACCAAACCTGGTCGGAAGACTAACCAGCTCCAATACATGCAAAATGTAGTTGTCAAGACACTGTGGAGACACCAGTTTGCATGGCCTTTCTACACACCTGTTGATGCCGTCAAGCTTGGTCTTCCA GACTAtcacaaaataataaagaaccCAATGGACATGGGTACTATCAAGAAAAGACTGGAGAGTGTTTACTACTGGAGTGCAAGCGAGTGTATGCAAGACTTCAACACAATGTTCACAAACTGTTATATTTACAACAAG cCAACAGATGACATCGTGTTAATGGCACAAGCGTTAGAGAAGATTTTTCTTCAGAAAGTGGCACTAATGCCTCAGGAGGAGGTTGAGCTTCTTCCTCCTGCCCCAAAAGGCAAAGGTCGCAAACCAGCAGGGCCAG GTCAGCAAGATGGAGCAGCCCCCTCTGACTCGCCCACCTCCGTTTTCCCTGGGGCCACCTCTCCGGGTCCACAGACAGCGGTTGTAACCACACCTGCTGTACCCACCATTACCCCCAGTATGCCAGCTGTACAGAATACAAACACCGTCGCCACGATACCCAGCATGCCCCCATCGCAACCTGTTGTCAAA AAGAAAGGGGTAAAGAGGAAAGCAGACACAACCACCCCCACTACCTCTGCCATCACTGCTAGCCGGAGTCAGTCGCCAACGCCGCTTTCAGATGGCAAACCGAGCAAGGTGGCATCAAGGCGGGAGAGCACCGGCCGCCCCATCAAACCTCCTAAAAAAGACTTCGAGGAGGATGACTTAAGTGCGCAGGGAGGCAAAAGGAGTAGACTTACGGAGCAGCTCAAGTACTGCGATGTCATTCTAAAAGAGATGCTCTCGAAAAAACACGCCGCATATGCTTGGCCCTTTTACAAGCCTGTCGACGCGGAGGCCCTTGAGCTGCACGACTACCATGAAATAATCAAACACCCAATGGACTTAAGTACAGTCAAG aaaaaaatggatAGTCGAGAGTACCAAGATGCACAGACGTTTGCTTCGGATGTCAGGTTAATGTTCTCAAATTGTTACAAATACAACCCACCTGATCATGAAGTTGTCGCTATGGCCAGAAAACTGCAG GATGTCTTTGAAATGCGTTTTGCGAAGATGCCCGATGAGCCGGTGGAGGTGGCTGGGGCTGGCGGTGTAGGCGGGGCCGGTGTGGTCAGTAAGAGCACTGTCAGCAGTGAGAGCAGTGGAGACTCCTCCACCTCTGACAGCTCTGACTCCGAGGAGGAGAGGGCCACCCGGCTCGCCGAGCTGCAGGAACAGGTGGGTGCTGAACAG CTGAAAGCGGTCCACGAACAGCTAGCCGCTCTGTCTCAGGCCCCTGTTAGCAAaccaaagaaaaagaaagagaatgAAAAGgacaagaaaaagaaagagaaagataaCAAGCACAACAAAACAAAGCCAGAGGAGAAAGGCAAGCCAGGaccaccagcaaaaccagcccAGCAAAAGAAGGGTCCAGCCAGAAAGGCCAACAGCACTGTCCCGGGCAACAG GCAACCAAAGAAGGGTGGCAGGGGCTATGACTCTGAAGACGAGGAGATGTCGCTTCCTATGACGTATGACGAGAAACGGCAGCTGAGCCTTGACATCAACCGGCTGCCTGGAGAAAAGCTGGGCCGAGTGGTCCACATCATTCAGTCCAGAGAGCCCTCGCTGCGGGACTCCAACCCCGATGAAATTGAAATAGATTTCGAGACGCTCAAACCTTCCACTTTGCGTGAGCTGGAAAGATACGTCAAGTCCTGTTTACAAAAGAAGCAGAGGAAACCCCCAC AGAAAGGAGGTTCGGGTCCCTCTCGTCTCAGTGGCAGCAGCAGTTCCTCAGACTCGGGCAGCAGCAGTTCCAGCGGCTCCACTTCAGACAGCAGCGACTCCGACTGA
- the brd3a gene encoding bromodomain-containing protein 3a isoform X1: MSTVTSATPEPPTVSNPPPPEVTNPTKPGRKTNQLQYMQNVVVKTLWRHQFAWPFYTPVDAVKLGLPDYHKIIKNPMDMGTIKKRLESVYYWSASECMQDFNTMFTNCYIYNKPTDDIVLMAQALEKIFLQKVALMPQEEVELLPPAPKGKGRKPAGPGQQDGAAPSDSPTSVFPGATSPGPQTAVVTTPAVPTITPSMPAVQNTNTVATIPSMPPSQPVVKKKGVKRKADTTTPTTSAITASRSQSPTPLSDGKPSKVASRRESTGRPIKPPKKDFEEDDLSAQGGKRSRLTEQLKYCDVILKEMLSKKHAAYAWPFYKPVDAEALELHDYHEIIKHPMDLSTVKKKMDSREYQDAQTFASDVRLMFSNCYKYNPPDHEVVAMARKLQDVFEMRFAKMPDEPVEVAGAGGVGGAGVVSKSTVSSESSGDSSTSDSSDSEEERATRLAELQEQVGAEQCISMEHPIGSRQGIKNGCTKNNQLKAVHEQLAALSQAPVSKPKKKKENEKDKKKKEKDNKHNKTKPEEKGKPGPPAKPAQQKKGPARKANSTVPGNRQPKKGGRGYDSEDEEMSLPMTYDEKRQLSLDINRLPGEKLGRVVHIIQSREPSLRDSNPDEIEIDFETLKPSTLRELERYVKSCLQKKQRKPPQKGGSGPSRLSGSSSSSDSGSSSSSGSTSDSSDSD; encoded by the exons ATGTCAACGGTCACTTCAGCAACTCCAGAGCCTCCTACAGTATCCAACCCTCCTCCTCCTGAGGTGACCAACCCCACCAAACCTGGTCGGAAGACTAACCAGCTCCAATACATGCAAAATGTAGTTGTCAAGACACTGTGGAGACACCAGTTTGCATGGCCTTTCTACACACCTGTTGATGCCGTCAAGCTTGGTCTTCCA GACTAtcacaaaataataaagaaccCAATGGACATGGGTACTATCAAGAAAAGACTGGAGAGTGTTTACTACTGGAGTGCAAGCGAGTGTATGCAAGACTTCAACACAATGTTCACAAACTGTTATATTTACAACAAG cCAACAGATGACATCGTGTTAATGGCACAAGCGTTAGAGAAGATTTTTCTTCAGAAAGTGGCACTAATGCCTCAGGAGGAGGTTGAGCTTCTTCCTCCTGCCCCAAAAGGCAAAGGTCGCAAACCAGCAGGGCCAG GTCAGCAAGATGGAGCAGCCCCCTCTGACTCGCCCACCTCCGTTTTCCCTGGGGCCACCTCTCCGGGTCCACAGACAGCGGTTGTAACCACACCTGCTGTACCCACCATTACCCCCAGTATGCCAGCTGTACAGAATACAAACACCGTCGCCACGATACCCAGCATGCCCCCATCGCAACCTGTTGTCAAA AAGAAAGGGGTAAAGAGGAAAGCAGACACAACCACCCCCACTACCTCTGCCATCACTGCTAGCCGGAGTCAGTCGCCAACGCCGCTTTCAGATGGCAAACCGAGCAAGGTGGCATCAAGGCGGGAGAGCACCGGCCGCCCCATCAAACCTCCTAAAAAAGACTTCGAGGAGGATGACTTAAGTGCGCAGGGAGGCAAAAGGAGTAGACTTACGGAGCAGCTCAAGTACTGCGATGTCATTCTAAAAGAGATGCTCTCGAAAAAACACGCCGCATATGCTTGGCCCTTTTACAAGCCTGTCGACGCGGAGGCCCTTGAGCTGCACGACTACCATGAAATAATCAAACACCCAATGGACTTAAGTACAGTCAAG aaaaaaatggatAGTCGAGAGTACCAAGATGCACAGACGTTTGCTTCGGATGTCAGGTTAATGTTCTCAAATTGTTACAAATACAACCCACCTGATCATGAAGTTGTCGCTATGGCCAGAAAACTGCAG GATGTCTTTGAAATGCGTTTTGCGAAGATGCCCGATGAGCCGGTGGAGGTGGCTGGGGCTGGCGGTGTAGGCGGGGCCGGTGTGGTCAGTAAGAGCACTGTCAGCAGTGAGAGCAGTGGAGACTCCTCCACCTCTGACAGCTCTGACTCCGAGGAGGAGAGGGCCACCCGGCTCGCCGAGCTGCAGGAACAGGTGGGTGCTGAACAG TGTATCTCTATGGAGCACCCCATTGGTAGCAGACAGGGGATAAAAAACGGGTGCACCAAGAATAATCAG CTGAAAGCGGTCCACGAACAGCTAGCCGCTCTGTCTCAGGCCCCTGTTAGCAAaccaaagaaaaagaaagagaatgAAAAGgacaagaaaaagaaagagaaagataaCAAGCACAACAAAACAAAGCCAGAGGAGAAAGGCAAGCCAGGaccaccagcaaaaccagcccAGCAAAAGAAGGGTCCAGCCAGAAAGGCCAACAGCACTGTCCCGGGCAACAG GCAACCAAAGAAGGGTGGCAGGGGCTATGACTCTGAAGACGAGGAGATGTCGCTTCCTATGACGTATGACGAGAAACGGCAGCTGAGCCTTGACATCAACCGGCTGCCTGGAGAAAAGCTGGGCCGAGTGGTCCACATCATTCAGTCCAGAGAGCCCTCGCTGCGGGACTCCAACCCCGATGAAATTGAAATAGATTTCGAGACGCTCAAACCTTCCACTTTGCGTGAGCTGGAAAGATACGTCAAGTCCTGTTTACAAAAGAAGCAGAGGAAACCCCCAC AGAAAGGAGGTTCGGGTCCCTCTCGTCTCAGTGGCAGCAGCAGTTCCTCAGACTCGGGCAGCAGCAGTTCCAGCGGCTCCACTTCAGACAGCAGCGACTCCGACTGA